A stretch of Portunus trituberculatus isolate SZX2019 chromosome 48, ASM1759143v1, whole genome shotgun sequence DNA encodes these proteins:
- the LOC123498577 gene encoding propionyl-CoA carboxylase beta chain, mitochondrial-like, producing the protein MATCLGRATAGLLKNYGLPAYRGLNTTLLRQCSIAHTLKVRDNIKKKRDAAMLGGGEKRIAAQHKKGKLTARERVALLCDTGSFVEFDTFAEHTCSDFGMQNQKFSGDSVVTGHGFIHGRLVYVFSQDFTVFGGSLSSIHAKKICKIMDQAMLVGAPVIGLNDSGGARIQEGVESLAGYADIFQRNVLASGVIPQISLIMGPCAGGAVYSPALTDFTFMVEDSSYLFITGPDVVKAVTNEDVTQEELGGARTHTTLSGVAHKAFSNDVHALLNLRSFMNFLPQSNQDPSPIRKCDDPWDRDVPGLDTVIPLESTAAYNMLDVVHSIVDEGDFFEIMPNYAKNIIVGFARMNGRTVGIVGNQPKSAAGCLDINSSVKGARFVRFCDAFNIPLVTFVDVPGFLPGTAQEYGGIIRHGAKLLFAYAEATVPKITVITRKAYGGAYDVMSSKHLRGDMNYTWPTAEVAVMGAKGAVSILYRGEKDVAHIEQDYMEKFGNPFPAAVRGFVDDIIQPHTTRRRICQDLDKLSSKKLTNPSKKHANIPL; encoded by the exons ATGGCGACGTGTTTGGGACGTGCAACTGCCGGGCTGCTTAAAAATTATGGCCTCCCGGCTTACAGGGGCCTTAACACTACTTTGTTACGGCAATGCTCCATCGCTCACACACTCAAAGTTCGagataacataaaaaagaagcgCGATGCGGCCATGTTAggcggaggagagaaaagaattgcTGCCCAACATAAGAAG GGCAAACTGACGGCCCGTGAGAGGGTGGCTCTGCTGTGTGACACGGGAAGCTTTGTGGAGTTTGACACATTTGCTGAACACACTTGTTCAGATTTTGGCATGCAAAACCAGAAG TTTTCAGGTGACTCTGTAGTGACAGGTCATGGATTTATACATGGCCGATTGGTTTATGTATTCAGTCAAGATTTTACAGTGTTTGGAGGTTCACTATCATCAATCCATGCCAAGAAGATATGTAAG ATCATGGACCAGGCAATGCTTGTTGGTGCCCCTGTGATTGGTCTGAATGACTCTGGTGGAGCAAGGATTCAGGAGGGAGTGGAGTCACTGGCAGGGTATGCTGACATCTTCCAACGCAATGTTTTGGCCTCGGGTGTCATCCCACAG ATTTCTTTGATCATGGGAccttgtgctggtggtgctgtgtaTTCCCCAGCACTGACAGACTTCACTTTCATGGTAGAGGACAGCTCTTACCTATTCATCACTGGTCCTGATGTGGTGAAGGCTGTCACCAATGAGGATGTAACACAGGAGGAGTTGGGAGGTGCCcgcacacacaccactctctcGGGAGTTGCTCACAAGGCCTTCAGTAATGATGTCCATGCCCTTCTCAACCTGAGGTCCTTCATGAACTTCCTTCCTCAGAGCAACCAGGACCCATCCCCCATCAGGAAATGTGATGATCCATG GGATCGTGATGTGCCAGGACTGGACACTGTCATACCCTTGGAGTCAACAGCTGCATACAACATGCTGGACGTGGTGCATAGCATTGTAGATGAAGGGGATTTCTTTGAGATCATGCCCAACTATGCCAAAAATATTATAGTTGGTTTCGCCCGCATGAATGGACGCACAGTAGGCATTGTGGGCAACCAGCCAAAGTCTGCTGCAG gctgcCTAGACATCAATTCCTCTGTGAAGGGAGCAAGGTTTGTAAGGTTCTGTGATGCATTCAACATTCCTTTGGTGACCTTTGTGGACGTGCCGGGTTTCCTGCCAGGGACAGCCCAGGAGTATGGTGGTATTATCCGCCACGGAGCTAAGCTCTTGTTTGCATACGCTGAGGCAACGGTGCCCAAAATTACAGTGATCACCAGGAAA gcttATGGAGGTGCCTATGATGTGATGTCCTCTAAACATTTGCGGGGAGACATGAACTACACGTGGCCCACAGCTGAA GTTGCAGTAATGGGAGCTAAGGGAGCGGTTTCTATCCTGTATCGTGGAGAGAAGGATGTTGCTCACATTGAACAAGACTATATGGAGAAGTTTGGAAATCCTTTCCCTGCTGCTGTCAGAG GTTTTGTTGATGACATTATACAGCCTCACACCACACGCCGCAGGATATGCCAGGACCTGGACAAACTATCCTCCAAGAAACTGACCAACCCATCAAAGAAGCACGCTAATATTCCATTGTAA
- the LOC123498576 gene encoding cullin-3-like codes for MSSIKSGNKKDHQKMRIRAFPMTMDERYVENIWQLLKSAIQEIQKKNNSGLSFEELYRNAYTMVLHKHGERLYSGLRDVVTQHLENKVRADVLASLQNNFLQTLNHAWNDHQTSMVMIRDILMYMDRVYVQQNNVDNVYNLGLIIFRDQVVRYGCIRDHLRETLLDMVMRERRGEVVDRLAIKNAAQMLIVLGIESRAVYEEDFERPFLAQSAEFYRMESQKFLAENSASVYIKRVEARISEEAERAKHYLDESTERRIVEVVEEELIKKHMKTIVEMENSGVVHMLKNNKTEDLACMYKLMSRVLDGLKAVAECVSQHLREQGKALVAEEEGGKNAITFVQNLLDLKDRFDHFLHNSFNNDKIFKQMIAADFEYFLNLNNKSPEYLSLFIDDKLKKGVKGMTEAEIEVVLDKTMVLFRFLQEKDVFERYYKQHLAKRLLLQKSVSEDSEKTMISKLKTECGCQFTSKLEGMFKDVTISNTINEEFKQRVNSAGTNLCGVDIYVRVLTTGYWPTQSANLKANVPMAPRSAFEAFRRFYLNKHSGRQLTLQPQLGSADLNAVFHGSRKEESACASTSVVAGSVASVAAVASGEAVSSVAGISSSTIGGTVSNNGLMPSPNLSGAHTPTSAVASPSGSGVMGSGKPSGPKKHIIQVSTYQMVILMLFNTRDKLTYEEIQSETDIPDRDLVRALQSLALGKPAQRVLLKTPKTKEIESSHEFTVNDSFTSKLYRVKIQAVAAKGESEPERKETRSKVDEDRKHEIEAAIVRIMKARRRMTHNNLVAEVTDQLKSRFLPSPILIKKRIESLIEREYLARTPEDRKIYSYVA; via the exons ATGAGTTCCATTAAATCAGGCAACAAAAAGGATCATCAGAAAATGAGGATCCGCGCGTTTCCG ATGACTATGGATGAGCGGTATGTGGAGAATATTTGGCAGCTGCTCAAAAGTGCGATCCAAGAAattcagaagaaaaataacagcggGTTGAGCTTTGAGGAGCTGTACCGCAATGCCTACACAATGGTCCTCCATAAGCATGGGGAAAGACTATACTCGGGCCTCAGAGATGTTGTCACCCAACACCTGGAAAACAAG GTTCGAGCTGATGTGCTGGCCTCACTACAGAACAACTTCCTGCAGACTCTAAATCATGCCTGGAACGACCACCAGACCTCCATGGTGATGATCCGAGACATCCTCATGTACATGGACCGTGTCTATGTACAGCAGAACAATGTTGACAATGTCTACAATCTAGGTTTAATAATATTTAGGGACCAG GTTGTGCGATACGGTTGCATAAGAGACCACCTCCGGGAGACGCTCCTGGACATGGTGATGAGGGAGCGCCGGGGGGAGGTGGTTGATAGATTAGCCATCAAGAATGCTGCCCAGATGCTGATAGTATTAGGCATTGAGTCCCGAGCTGTTTATGAAGAAGATTTTGAACGGCCTTTCCTTGCACAGTCAGCAGAATTTTATAGG ATGGAGAGTCAGAAGTTTTTAGCAGAGAACAGTGCATCTGTGTATATCAAGAGAGTTGAAGCAAGGATATCAGAGGAAGCAGAACGAGCAAAGCACTACCTCGACGAGTCTACTGAAAGGCGAATTGTTGAAGTTGTGGAAGAAGAGCTAATTAAGAAACATATGAAGACCATTGTTGAG ATGGAGAATTCTGGAGTAGTACACATGCTCAAGAATAACAAAACTGAAGATTTAGCCTGTATGTATAAACTCATGTCCCGCGTATTAGATGGGCTAAAGGCAGTAGCAGAATGTGTCTCCCAACACTTACGAGAGCAAGGTAAAGCCTTAGtagcagaagaggaaggaggtaaaaatgCCATTACGTTTGTACAG AATTTGTTGGACTTGAAGGACAGGTTTGACCATTTCCTCCACAACTCATTTAATAATGACAAGATCTTCAAGCAGATGATTGCAGCTGATTTtgaatattttcttaatttgaaCAACAAATCTCCAGAATATCTGTCATTATTTATTGATGACAAGTTGAAGAAGGGAGTCAAGGGG ATGACGGAGGCAGAAATTGAGGTGGTCCTGGACAAGACGATGGTGCTGTTCCGCTTCTTGCAAGAAAAGGACGTGTTTGAACGGTACTACAAGCAGCATCTTGCCAAGCGTCTCCTTCTTCAAAAGTCTGTCTCAGAAGACTCAGAGAAAACCATGATCTCCAAGTTGAAAACAGAGTGTGGCTGCCAGTTCACTTCCAAGCTTGAGGGAATGTTCAAAGATGTCACAATATCCAACACCATAAATGAGGAGTTTAAGCAACGAGTCAACAGTGCAggg ACAAATCTGTGTGGTGTTGACATCTATGTGAGAGTGTTAACAACAGGATACTGGCCCACACAGTCAGCCAATCTGAAGGCTAATGTTCCCATGGCCCCTCGGAGTGCCTTTGAGGCTTTCAGGAGATTCTACCTCAACAAGCACAGTGGCAGACAACTTACCCTTCAGCCACAATTAGG gtcAGCAGATCTCAATGCAGTATTTCATGgttcaagaaaagaagagagtgcCTGTGCCTCAACCAGCGTAGTTGCTGGTTCAGTAGCCTCAGTAGCTGCTGTAGCCTCTGGAGAAGCTGTCAGTAGTGTGGCTGGTATATCTTCATCTACTATTGGAGGCACTGTCTCTAACAATGGCTTGATGCCCTCCCCAAATCTGTCAGGAGCACACACACCTACCAGTGCTGTAGCCTCTCCATCAGGTTCTGGAGTCATGGGGTCAGGCAAACCATCAGGACCCAAGAAACACATCATTCAAGTTTCCACCTATCAAATGGTTATCCTCATGCTATTCAACACTAGGGATAAACTAACATATGAG GAAATCCAAAGTGAGACGGACATCCCCGACCGTGACCTAGTTCGAGCTCTCCAATCCTTGGCACTTGGCAAGCCAGCCCAGCGAGTATTGCTCAAGACTccaaaaactaaagaaatagaGTCCTCACATGAGTTCACTGTTAATGATTCCTTTACTTCCAAGTTGTACAG AGTGAAAATTCAGGCTGTAGCAGCTAAAGGGGAGAGTGAAccagagaggaaagagacaagaagtAAAGTTGATGAGGACCGCAAACATGAGATTGAAGCAGCCATTGTTCGTATCATGAAAGCCCGCAGGCGAATGACT CATAACAACCTGGTAGCTGAGGTAACAGACCAACTCAAGTCCCGCTTCCTACCGTCCCCAATACTTATCAAGAAGAGAATTGAGAGCCTCATAGAGCGAGAATATTTGGCACGCACACCAGAAGACAG gAAAATCTACTCCTATGTGGCGTGA